A section of the Veillonella criceti genome encodes:
- the aroF gene encoding 3-deoxy-7-phosphoheptulonate synthase: MIITLKEHATAEKIQELSAKLEAQGIILHPVQGSNYSLIGLIGDTSLLDKRQIESLDIVEKVTRIQEPFKKANRKFHPEDTIVDVSGVKIGGGHFAIMAGPCSVETPEQVIATAKAVKEAGATILRGGAFKPRTSPYSFQGMGPEGLELLVMAKKETGLPIVSEVMDPSQLQYFDEVDMLQIGARNMQNFTLLKEVGKLNKPVLLKRGLSATYEEWLMAAEYIMSEGNTQIVLCERGIRTFETKTRNTLDVTAIPMIHELSHLPIIMDPSHAAGMSRMVRPLSLASTGGGADGLMIEVHIDPAKALCDGPQALRPDQFASLTKEVFALRDVLAN; this comes from the coding sequence ATGATTATCACATTGAAGGAACATGCAACAGCTGAGAAAATTCAAGAGTTATCTGCCAAATTAGAGGCACAAGGCATTATCTTGCATCCTGTACAAGGGAGCAATTACTCTCTAATTGGTTTAATTGGCGATACGTCTTTACTCGACAAACGCCAAATTGAATCCCTTGATATTGTAGAAAAAGTAACTCGTATTCAAGAGCCATTCAAAAAAGCTAATCGTAAATTCCATCCTGAAGATACTATCGTTGATGTAAGTGGCGTTAAAATTGGGGGCGGCCACTTCGCTATCATGGCTGGGCCTTGTTCCGTTGAAACACCTGAACAAGTAATTGCCACAGCCAAAGCCGTAAAAGAAGCAGGTGCTACCATCCTTCGTGGCGGCGCCTTCAAACCTCGTACCTCCCCATACTCTTTCCAAGGTATGGGGCCAGAAGGACTAGAACTCTTAGTCATGGCCAAGAAGGAAACGGGCTTGCCAATCGTTTCCGAAGTCATGGATCCATCCCAACTCCAATACTTCGATGAAGTAGATATGCTTCAAATCGGCGCTCGCAACATGCAAAACTTTACCCTACTCAAAGAAGTAGGTAAATTGAATAAACCGGTTCTTTTGAAACGTGGCCTTAGTGCTACCTACGAAGAATGGTTAATGGCTGCCGAATACATCATGAGCGAAGGCAATACGCAAATTGTTCTTTGCGAACGCGGTATCCGTACCTTTGAAACGAAAACCCGTAATACTCTTGATGTAACAGCCATTCCGATGATTCACGAACTCAGTCATTTACCAATCATCATGGATCCTAGCCATGCGGCCGGCATGAGTCGTATGGTGCGTCCATTATCCCTTGCTTCTACTGGTGGCGGCGCTGATGGGCTCATGATTGAAGTTCACATTGATCCAGCTAAAGCACTTTGCGATGGCCCACAGGCATTACGCCCTGATCAATTTGCCTCCCTAACGAAAGAGGTATTTGCTCTTCGTGACGTATTAGCTAACTAA
- a CDS encoding ribonucleoside-diphosphate reductase subunit alpha gives MAIMIKKRDGHYEPLSVEKTKKMIAFACLGLDSCDPIELEMDSKLQFVDGMSTKEIQKILVQTAIEKVIQKADDGFGNMVNRMNQDWQYVAARLFLFDLYKEAAIQRKYKAFGYGNFPALVKTLVDANRYADFFLTKYTPEELEELGDYIKPKRDYLFNYEGIKLLADRYLVKGYNKEVYELPQERFMAIAMHLALIEGDRKVEFAKKFYDLMSTLKMTTATPTLANAGTPFHQLSSCFISGVDDNLWSIYDVNSKFSRVSKHGGALGIYMGRVRALNSDIRGYKNSSGGVIPWIRLYNDTAVAVDQLGKRKGGATVTLDIWHKDFYEFVELRTNNGDDRRKAHDIFPAVAIPDIFMERLLARENFTLFDPHEVQQVMGFNLEDFYDDDDKKAFTEHYLLCENNPELHSIQVSALDMMKKIMRSAVETGTPFIFFRDTANRTNPNKHAGMIYASNLCHEIAQNVGFTNLSDETIHPDGSITTKTITGDMVTCNLNSINLGKITDEELEENVALQIRMLDNVISINQFPVPEAKMTSEKYRAIGLGTSGYHHYLVRHQIQWETEEHIEAADKLFENIAYYAIKASMELAKEKGAYPAFKGSEWETGAYFERRGYTSERWQQLRKDVAKYGLRNGYLMAIAPTGSTSNIANTTAGIDPIFKKFFIEEKKGSFTPKTAPDLDNSTFWLYKEAHTIDQQWSIRACAARQRHIDQAQSFNLYITPQMKAKEILNLYVEAYKQGVKTIYYIRNQSLEMDECTSCSS, from the coding sequence ATGGCTATTATGATTAAAAAACGAGACGGCCATTATGAACCGCTCTCCGTAGAAAAAACCAAAAAGATGATTGCTTTTGCCTGCTTAGGCCTCGACAGTTGCGATCCTATTGAACTTGAAATGGACTCCAAACTTCAATTCGTTGATGGCATGAGCACCAAAGAAATTCAAAAAATTCTCGTGCAAACAGCCATTGAAAAAGTAATCCAAAAGGCAGACGACGGCTTTGGCAACATGGTAAATCGCATGAACCAAGACTGGCAATATGTAGCGGCCCGTCTCTTCCTTTTCGATTTATATAAAGAAGCAGCTATTCAACGCAAATACAAAGCCTTTGGCTATGGCAATTTCCCAGCCTTAGTTAAAACCTTAGTAGATGCGAATCGCTATGCTGATTTCTTCCTCACCAAATATACCCCAGAAGAACTGGAAGAATTAGGTGACTATATTAAACCAAAACGCGACTATTTATTTAACTACGAAGGGATTAAGTTATTAGCTGATCGTTACCTCGTAAAAGGTTACAATAAAGAAGTCTACGAATTGCCACAAGAACGTTTCATGGCGATTGCTATGCACTTAGCGCTTATCGAGGGAGACCGTAAAGTAGAATTTGCCAAAAAATTCTACGATTTAATGAGTACTTTAAAAATGACAACGGCTACACCAACCTTAGCCAATGCAGGTACACCATTTCATCAACTCAGCAGCTGCTTTATCTCAGGTGTAGATGATAACTTATGGTCTATTTATGATGTGAACAGCAAATTCTCCCGCGTATCTAAACACGGTGGTGCCCTTGGTATTTACATGGGCCGCGTACGAGCTTTAAATAGTGATATTCGTGGTTACAAAAACTCTTCCGGTGGCGTGATTCCTTGGATTCGTTTGTACAATGATACGGCCGTTGCCGTTGACCAATTAGGGAAACGTAAGGGAGGCGCTACCGTAACCCTTGATATTTGGCACAAAGACTTCTATGAATTCGTAGAACTTCGCACCAATAATGGTGATGATCGCCGTAAAGCACACGACATTTTCCCAGCTGTGGCCATTCCAGATATCTTCATGGAACGTCTCTTAGCTCGTGAAAACTTCACCTTATTCGACCCGCATGAAGTGCAACAAGTAATGGGCTTTAACTTAGAAGATTTCTATGATGACGATGATAAAAAAGCGTTCACCGAACACTACTTACTCTGCGAAAACAATCCCGAATTACATTCTATTCAGGTCAGCGCCCTCGACATGATGAAAAAAATCATGCGCAGTGCTGTTGAAACAGGCACACCATTCATTTTCTTCCGTGACACCGCTAACCGTACCAACCCTAATAAACATGCTGGTATGATTTATGCATCTAACTTATGCCACGAAATCGCTCAAAACGTAGGTTTCACCAACCTTTCTGATGAAACGATTCATCCTGATGGTTCTATTACCACTAAAACAATCACCGGTGATATGGTAACGTGTAACTTAAACTCTATTAATCTTGGTAAAATTACTGACGAAGAATTAGAAGAAAACGTAGCCCTTCAGATTCGCATGTTGGACAATGTTATTTCTATTAATCAATTCCCTGTACCCGAAGCTAAAATGACTAGTGAGAAATACCGGGCCATCGGCCTTGGTACCAGCGGTTATCACCACTACTTAGTACGTCATCAAATTCAATGGGAAACTGAAGAACACATCGAAGCAGCGGACAAATTATTTGAAAATATTGCCTACTACGCTATCAAAGCTTCTATGGAACTAGCCAAAGAAAAAGGCGCTTACCCTGCTTTTAAAGGGTCTGAATGGGAAACCGGGGCTTACTTCGAACGCCGTGGTTACACCTCAGAACGTTGGCAACAACTTCGCAAAGATGTGGCTAAATATGGTCTTCGCAACGGCTATCTCATGGCCATTGCCCCAACGGGTAGCACTTCCAATATTGCCAACACAACAGCTGGCATTGACCCTATTTTCAAAAAATTCTTCATTGAAGAAAAGAAAGGTAGCTTCACCCCTAAAACAGCGCCAGATCTTGATAACTCCACCTTCTGGCTCTACAAAGAGGCCCATACCATCGACCAACAGTGGAGTATTCGGGCCTGTGCCGCTCGTCAACGTCACATTGACCAAGCACAATCTTTCAACTTGTACATTACGCCACAAATGAAAGCCAAAGAGATTCTTAACTTATATGTGGAAGCCTATAAACAAGGGGTTAAAACCATTTATTATATTCGTAACCAATCCCTTGAAATGGATGAATGCACAAGTTGTTCCTCTTGA
- a CDS encoding DUF2922 domain-containing protein: MATGTVNILKHELQLVFLDEDGKETAVRIGVPKADVTLSAAKAVGDMVLAKHLMRSAKGKLLTGFKGAYMVENTSAPITD, from the coding sequence ATGGCAACAGGTACTGTAAATATTTTAAAACATGAATTACAACTTGTATTTTTAGATGAAGATGGTAAAGAAACGGCTGTACGTATTGGTGTACCAAAAGCTGATGTAACGTTAAGTGCAGCAAAAGCAGTGGGTGATATGGTGTTAGCTAAGCATTTGATGAGAAGCGCCAAAGGCAAACTTTTAACAGGGTTTAAAGGGGCGTATATGGTAGAAAATACGAGTGCACCTATTACTGATTAG
- a CDS encoding ribonucleotide-diphosphate reductase subunit beta translates to MEKKLIFNEHGERGTESMIGGNTTNLREWNRIKYDWATTLYRTMLNNFWIPEEISLNEDIKQFPFLTDSERRAFDKIISFLNFLDSIQSENLPNLSRYVTAAEVASLLNIQAFQEEIHAQSYSYILDTVTNPITRDRIYDEWRTDEHLLARNRFIADIYQRFSDDPSEHNLIRTIMANYILEGIYFYSGFSFFYTLARQGKMTATSTIFKYINRDEVTHLVLFQNIIRELRLERPELFTPELEAELTDMLRQGTENEIAWGQYITDDKILGINNVLIERYIKYLANLRLDAIGLKPLYPEIKENPMAWIESFSNLNSTKTDFFEAKVTNYTKAAAFDFDDLE, encoded by the coding sequence ATGGAAAAAAAATTAATTTTTAACGAACACGGCGAACGTGGTACGGAAAGCATGATTGGTGGTAACACAACAAATTTGCGTGAATGGAACCGTATCAAATATGACTGGGCCACGACTCTCTATCGCACCATGCTCAATAACTTCTGGATTCCAGAAGAAATCTCCCTCAACGAAGATATTAAGCAGTTCCCATTCCTTACCGATAGTGAACGCCGCGCTTTCGATAAAATTATTTCTTTCCTCAATTTCCTTGATTCCATTCAAAGTGAAAATTTACCCAACTTAAGTCGTTATGTAACGGCTGCAGAAGTCGCCTCTTTGCTAAATATTCAAGCCTTTCAGGAAGAAATTCATGCCCAAAGTTATTCTTATATTTTGGACACGGTAACTAACCCTATCACTCGTGACCGAATTTATGACGAATGGCGTACTGACGAACATTTATTAGCTCGTAATCGTTTCATTGCCGACATTTACCAACGTTTCAGCGATGATCCGTCAGAACACAACTTAATTCGCACGATTATGGCAAATTATATCTTAGAAGGCATTTACTTCTATTCTGGTTTCAGCTTCTTCTATACCTTAGCACGTCAAGGTAAAATGACAGCGACGAGTACAATCTTCAAATACATCAACCGCGATGAAGTAACGCACTTGGTGTTATTCCAAAATATTATTCGTGAACTTCGTCTAGAACGCCCTGAACTGTTCACACCAGAACTAGAAGCAGAACTAACCGATATGCTTCGCCAAGGAACTGAAAATGAAATTGCTTGGGGGCAATACATTACCGATGATAAAATCCTTGGTATTAATAATGTTCTCATCGAACGTTATATTAAATACTTAGCCAACCTTCGCTTAGATGCCATTGGTCTCAAACCGCTATATCCTGAAATTAAAGAAAATCCAATGGCTTGGATTGAAAGTTTCTCCAACCTTAATAGCACAAAAACTGATTTCTTTGAAGCAAAAGTTACAAACTATACCAAGGCTGCGGCCTTCGATTTTGATGACTTGGAATAA